One segment of Mus caroli chromosome 6, CAROLI_EIJ_v1.1, whole genome shotgun sequence DNA contains the following:
- the C6H12orf71 gene encoding uncharacterized protein C12orf71 homolog isoform X2, with product MTTSPSSSDYSSTEDSIYECKSNQSASVGYYPSENTFSYEDMVSREETASVDSLVHFLPPVQSTWRTESLRRLFRKRDRVEHDPEQFSKLSITLAWDIDVDSDHADSLANLDLNAHSQWMNKWPEDKTKLTPCKLDNLVQKLEIFLGKEKGGQHDGCVLPESTQKEDVHLNSTTPPHTAQVRPKERDVCQDLSKHRSLENEDICQVLEDPPRLLKDEVVEIRQASESSLETSSMSSSQPEGASRSHNIFCMNFRWVFQWLRTQIFSRWRREHPSQATNTWHQKAVRNIHSLRSNRIQPQE from the exons ATGACAACCTCACCCTCCAGCAGTGACTACAGTAGCACAGAGGATTCTATTTATGAATGCAAATCCAACCAGAGCGCCTCGGTGGGCTACTACCCTTCTGAGAACACCTTTTCCTATGAGGACATGGTCTCCCGTGAGGAGACAGCCTCTGTGGATTCTTTGgtccatttcctccctcctgtcCAAAGCACCTGGAGGACAGAGAGTTTAAGGAGACTCTTCAGGAAACGAGATCGGGTGGAGCATGACCCAGAGCAGTTCAGCAAGCTAAGCATCACACTGGCCTGGGATATCGATGTGGACTCTGACCATGCAGACTCTCTTGCTAATCTGGATCTAAATGCCCATAGCCAGTGGATGAATAAGTGGCCAGAAGACAAGACAAAACTGACTCCCTGCAAACTGGATAACCTAGTACAGAAACTTGAGATatttctaggaaaagaaaaaggtggcCAGCATGACGGCTGTGTGCTCCCTGAATCTACTCAGAAGGAAGATGTCCACCTCAACAGCACTACCCCTCCACATACTGCTCAGGTCCGTCCTAAAGAACGTGATGTTTGTCAAGACTTGTCCAAGCACAGATCCCTGGAAAATGAAGATATCTGTCAGGTCCTAGAGGATCCTCCAAGGTTACTGAAAGATGAAGTTGTG GAGATACGACAGGCATCTGAGAGTTCCTTGGAAACCTCCTCCATGTCATCCTCTCAGCCAGAGGGTGCTTCCCGCTCACACAACATATTCTGTATGAACTTTCGGTGGGTCTTCCAATGGCTGCGGACACAAATCTTCTCCCGATGGAGGAGAGAGCACCCTAGCCAGGCTACCAACACCTGGCACCAGAAAGCAGTGAGAAATATACATTCTCTCAGAAGCAACAGAATCCAACCCCAAGAATGA
- the C6H12orf71 gene encoding uncharacterized protein C12orf71 homolog isoform X1 has protein sequence MTTSPSSSDYSSTEDSIYECKSNQSASVGYYPSENTFSYEDMVSREETASVDSLVHFLPPVQSTWRTESLRRLFRKRDRVEHDPEQFSKLSITLAWDIDVDSDHADSLANLDLNAHSQWMNKWPEDKTKLTPCKLDNLVQKLEIFLGKEKGGQHDGCVLPESTQKEDVHLNSTTPPHTAQVRPKERDVCQDLSKHRSLENEDICQVLEDPPRLLKDEVVQEIRQASESSLETSSMSSSQPEGASRSHNIFCMNFRWVFQWLRTQIFSRWRREHPSQATNTWHQKAVRNIHSLRSNRIQPQE, from the exons ATGACAACCTCACCCTCCAGCAGTGACTACAGTAGCACAGAGGATTCTATTTATGAATGCAAATCCAACCAGAGCGCCTCGGTGGGCTACTACCCTTCTGAGAACACCTTTTCCTATGAGGACATGGTCTCCCGTGAGGAGACAGCCTCTGTGGATTCTTTGgtccatttcctccctcctgtcCAAAGCACCTGGAGGACAGAGAGTTTAAGGAGACTCTTCAGGAAACGAGATCGGGTGGAGCATGACCCAGAGCAGTTCAGCAAGCTAAGCATCACACTGGCCTGGGATATCGATGTGGACTCTGACCATGCAGACTCTCTTGCTAATCTGGATCTAAATGCCCATAGCCAGTGGATGAATAAGTGGCCAGAAGACAAGACAAAACTGACTCCCTGCAAACTGGATAACCTAGTACAGAAACTTGAGATatttctaggaaaagaaaaaggtggcCAGCATGACGGCTGTGTGCTCCCTGAATCTACTCAGAAGGAAGATGTCCACCTCAACAGCACTACCCCTCCACATACTGCTCAGGTCCGTCCTAAAGAACGTGATGTTTGTCAAGACTTGTCCAAGCACAGATCCCTGGAAAATGAAGATATCTGTCAGGTCCTAGAGGATCCTCCAAGGTTACTGAAAGATGAAGTTGTG CAGGAGATACGACAGGCATCTGAGAGTTCCTTGGAAACCTCCTCCATGTCATCCTCTCAGCCAGAGGGTGCTTCCCGCTCACACAACATATTCTGTATGAACTTTCGGTGGGTCTTCCAATGGCTGCGGACACAAATCTTCTCCCGATGGAGGAGAGAGCACCCTAGCCAGGCTACCAACACCTGGCACCAGAAAGCAGTGAGAAATATACATTCTCTCAGAAGCAACAGAATCCAACCCCAAGAATGA